In the genome of Vicia villosa cultivar HV-30 ecotype Madison, WI linkage group LG7, Vvil1.0, whole genome shotgun sequence, one region contains:
- the LOC131619967 gene encoding uncharacterized protein LOC131619967 gives MGGWCDGELKWGDLRISACEVEHAGLLDKVAVLRALLENFEGLHDDNDSVSWLFDSEKTFTVSSCYHRFVALRTPFGPFNRNEEALEMMWKMEVPFKIKAFAWRFFVNRLPTKDLLVYRGINFPTSNLNCVFCNMHLEDKDHMFFKCDVIKVVWKEIDMWVDYPSWKEEESISFFMEWNSKGRVKGIKVGKLEVFWLATCWIIWLIRNDYCFRNDSWNINNIVWNIKILSWRWSSFGDIAHSNYNFHDFCKDTLSFMSLL, from the coding sequence ATGGGAGGTTGGTGTGATGGGGAGTTGAAATGGGGTGATTTGAGAATTTCGGCGTGTGAGGTGGAGCATGCGGGTTTGTTAGACAAGGTGGCGGTTTTGAGGGCTCTTTTAGAGAATTTTGAGGGattgcatgatgataatgattccGTGAGTTGGTTGTTTGATTCGGAAAAGACTTTTACGGTTTCTTCGTGTTACCACCGGTTTGTTGCTTTGCGGACGCCTTTTGGTCCTTTTAATAGGAACGAAGAGGCCTTAGAGATGATGTGGAAGATGGAGGTTCCATTTAAGATTAAAGCTTTTGCTTGGAGATtttttgtgaataggcttccCACTAAAGATCTTTTAGTGTATAGAGGTATTAACTTTCCTACTTCTAACTTAAATTGTGTTTTTTGTAATATGCATTTGGAAGATAAGGATCATATGTTCTTCAAATGTGATGTGATTAAGGTTGTTTGGAAGGAAATTGATATGTGGGTGGATTACCCGAGTTGGAAAGAGGAAGAAAGTATATCGTTCTTTATGGAATGGAACTCCAAGGGTCGGGTAAAAGGTATCAAAGTTGGAAAATTGGAGGTGTTTTGGTTAGCCACttgttggattatttggttgatAAGGAACGACTATTGTTTTAGGAATGACAGTTGGAATATTAACAATATTGTTTGGAACATCAAGATTTTAAGTTGGAGGTGGTCTTCCTTTGGCGACATTGCTCATTCCAATTATAACTTTCACGATTTTTGCAAAGACACTTTGTCTTTTATGTCGTtattgtaa
- the LOC131616495 gene encoding uncharacterized calcium-binding protein At1g02270-like — translation MVVAAGSKFNNLRRGNSASCSSHNVVINDYSNSNNSCDGDFSRVNRSGCFSSMVDVVDKDSSCVSFTTFNILAPIYKRVDPQNQGLRESDFRSFWLARNQRILDSLLSESSSIMCLQEFWVESEELVHMYEERLGDAGYQLIKLARTNNRGDGLLTAIRKEHLRIINYRELLFNDCGDRVAQLLHVRSVNPIFQNQIESVHQEFLIVNTHLLFPHDSSLSIVRLDQVYQILQYVELYQRENRLKPLPIILCGDWNGSKRGHVYKFLRSQGFVSSYDIANQYTDSYADAHKWVSHRNHRGNICGVDFIWLCNPNQTRKPLKTSWAEAVFSILKFQLRKVLLSEDDTFTFLKGDNCADSVKAFTFLKGNNCVDSVTYVSFSEALRKVKLIGVPYGLCFQQLQDLWNQADVDGNGVIDFEEFKQKIWNSTCSEHVLENFNGCMENSKTEQELEAIGFKVKNAMLFPREMEKGRWPEDYSLSDHARLTVVFSPAKMSHLS, via the exons ATG GTGGTAGCTGCTGGCTCCAAGTTCAATAATTTGAGAAGAGGGAACAGTGCTTCTTGTTCTTCTCATAATGTTGTTATCAATGAttatagtaatagtaataatagctGTGATGGAGATTTTTCTAGAGTAAATAGAAGTGGTTgtttttcatcaatggtggatgTTGTTGATAAAGACTCTTCTTGTGTTTCCTTCACTACTTTTAATATCCTTGCTCCTATTTACAAACGGGTTGATCCAcag aATCAAGGACTTAGAGAAAGTGATTTCAGATCATTTTGGTTGGCTAGGAATCAAAGGATTCTTGATTCATTGctttctgaatcatcttctatCATGTGTCTACAG gAATTTTGGGTTGAAAGTGAAGAACTAGTTCACATGTATGAGGAGAGACTTGGGGATGCTGGCTACCAACTCATCAAGCTTGCTCGAACCAACAACCGTGGAGACG GTCTGCTGACTGCTATACGCAAAGAACATTTAAGAATCATAAATTATCGAGAATTGCTTTTCAATGATTGCGGTGACCGTGTTGCTCAGTTGTTACATGTTCGATCAGTTAATCCCatttttcaaaaccaaatagaAAGTGTTCACCAAGAGTTTCTGATTGTGAATACACACTTGCTTTTTCCTCATGATTCAAGTCTGTCTATAGTGAGATTGGACCAG GTTTATCAAATATTACAATATGTGGAATTGTATCAGAGAGAAAACCGGCTCAAACCACTGCCTATTATTCTATGCGG CGATTGGAACGGAAGCAAGCGAGGACATGTTTACAAGTTCCTTAGGTCGCAGGGTTTTGTATCATCATACGATATTGCAAATCAATATACTGATAGTTATGCAGACGCACACAAG TGGGTTAGTCACAGAAATCATAGAGGAAATATATGTGGCGTTGATTTCATTTGGCTTTGTAATCCTAACCAAACACGGAAACCCTTGAAAACAAGTTGGGCTGAAGCTGTATTTAGTATACTAAAG TTCCAGCTTCGGAAGGTATTATTGTCTGAAGATGACACATTTACCTTTTTGAAAGGCGACAACTGTGCTGATTCCGTTAAAGCATTTACCTTTTTAAAGGGCAACAACTGTGTTGATTCTGTTACGTATGTTAGTTTTTCTGAAGCACTCCGTAAG GTTAAGTTAATTGGCGTGCCTTATGGACTATGCTTTCAACAGTTGCAAGATCTATGGAATCAAGCTGATGTAGATGGAAATGGTGTCATCGACTTTGAAGAATTCAAG caaaagatttggaattctaCATGTTCAGAGCACGTGTTGGAAAATTTCAATGGATGCATGGAGAATTCTAAAACTGAGCAGGAGCTAGAAGCCATTGGTTTTAAAGTGAAGAATGCGATGTTGTTTCCGCGTGAAATGGAGAAAGGACGCTGGCCTGAAGATTACTCTCTTTCTGATCATGCTAGGTTAACTGTTGTATTTTCACCGGCAAAAATGTCACACCTTTCATGA